The following are encoded in a window of Candida dubliniensis CD36 chromosome 4, complete sequence genomic DNA:
- the VAC8 gene encoding vacuolar inheritance protein, putative (In C. albicans: required for vacuolar inheritance and normal hyphal branching;~Similar to S. cerevisiae VAC8) has translation MGACCSCLGNRGGDGSHTQLLLAENEREAISALLQYLENRSDVDFFSNGPLRALSTLVYSENIDLQRSAALAFAEITEKDVREVNRDVLEPILILLQSADSEVQRAACGALGNLAVNTENKILIVEMGGLEPLIRQMMSTNIEVQCNAVGCITNLATQDDNKSKIAKSGALIPLTKLAKSKDIRVQRNATGALLNMTHSGENRQELVNAGAVPVLVSLLSNEDADVQYYCTTALSNIAVDEVNRKKLASTEPKLVGQLVHLMDSPSPRVQCQATLALRNLASDSGYQVEIVRAGGLPHLVQLLTCNHQPLVLAAVACIRNISIHPLNEALIIEAGFLKPLVGLLDYTDSEEIQCHAVSTLRNLAASSEKNRTALLAAGAVDKCKELVLKVPLTVQSEISACFAILALADDLKPKLYESHIIDVLIPLTFSENGEVCGNSAAALANLCSRVSNEHKQYILNNWAQPNEGIYGFLIRFLESGSPTFEHIALWTILQLLESNNTEINALIKENETILAGIKNLSASQQQIQQSQISQTTTTTTAAAATNEDQFEDPKVELFNLTQQILQILG, from the coding sequence ATGGGTGCCTGTTGTAGTTGTTTAGGTAATCGTGGAGGTGATGGAAGTCATactcaattattattagcaGAAAATGAAAGAGAAGCCATTTCAGCCTTATTACAATACTTGGAAAACCGTTCTGACGTTGATTTTTTCAGCAATGGACCACTTCGTGCATTGAGTACTTTGGTTTATTCGGAAAATATCGATTTACAAAGAAGTGCGGCATTAGCATTTGCTGAAATTACCGAAAAAGATGTTAGAGAAGTTAATAGAGATGTATTGGAACCAATCttgatattattacaaCTGGCTGATTCAGAAGTACAGCGTGCTGCATGTGGAGCTTTAGGGAACTTGGCAGTAAACACAGAAAACAAGATcttaattgttgaaatggGGGGATTAGAACCATTGATTAGACAAATGATGTCAACTAATATTGAGGTTCAATGTAATGCTGTTGGATGTATAACCAATTTGGCCACTcaagatgataataaatcgAAAATTGCTAAAAGTGGTGCATTGATCCCATTAACTAAATTGGCCAAATCAAAAGATATCAGAGTTCAAAGAAATGCTACTGGGgcattattaaatatgaCCCATTCTGGTGAAAATAGACAAGAATTGGTTAATGCTGGTGCCGTGCCGGTATTGGTCTCCTTGTTATCCAATGAAGATGCTGATGTACAATATTACTGTACTACAGCTCTTTCTAATATTGCTGTTGACGAAGTGAACAGAAAGAAATTGGCTAGTACTGAGCCTAAATTAGTTGGACAATTGGTACATTTAATGGACTCACCATCACCTCGTGTTCAATGTCAAGCAACTTTAGCATTAAGAAACTTGGCATCAGATTCTGGGTATCAAGTTGAAATTGTTAGAGCAGGAGGTTTACCTCATTTGGTGCAATTATTGACATGTAATCATCAACCTTTGGTTTTAGCTGCCGTTGCTTGTATCAGAAACATATCGATCCATCCATTAAATGAGGCATTAATCATTGAAGCAGGCTTCTTGAAACCATTGGTTGGATTGTTGGATTATACCGATTCGGAAGAGATTCAATGTCATGCGGTCTCTACTTTGAGAAATTTGGCTGCATCTTCAGAAAAGAATAGAACAGCATTATTGGCTGCTGGTGCGGTGGATAAATGTAAAGAATTGGTATTAAAAGTGCCACTTACAGTTCAACTGGAAATTTCTGCTTGTTTTGCTATTTTGGCTTTAGCTGATGATTTGAAACCTAAATTGTATGAAAGTCATATTATTGATGTATTGATACCATTAACTTTTAGTGAAAATGGAGAAGTTTGTGGGAATTCTGCTGCTGCATTAGCTAATTTATGTTCAAGAGTCTCTAATGAACACaaacaatatattttgaataattggGCTCAACCTAATGAAGGTATTTATGGATTCCTCATTAGATTCTTGGAAAGTGGTAGTCCAACGTTTGAACATATTGCCTTGTGGACAattttacaattattagaatCTAATAATACTGAAATTAATGCTTTAATAAAAGAGAATGAAACTATTTTAGCAGGAATTAAGAATTTAAGTGCttctcaacaacaaatacaacaatcacaaataagtcaaacaacaacaacaacaacagcagcagcagcaactaATGAAGATCAATTTGAAGATCCAAAAGTagaattgtttaatttgaCTCAACAAATCTTACAAATATTAggataa
- a CDS encoding CDP-diacylglycerol-inositol 3-phosphatidyltransferase, putative (Similar to S. cerevisiae PIS1;~In S. cerevisiae: required for biosynthesis of phosphatidylinositol, which is a precursor for polyphosphoinositides, sphingolipids, and glycolipid anchors for some of the plasma membrane proteins): protein MTSKTPDLSSTKTNLESIKQQKVSVQDIFFYIPNLIGYLRIITAIISFLCMANHPVATLIFYGISGFLDAFDGYAARKFNQGTRFGAVLDMVTDRCATSSLIVYLGVLYPQYTVIWQILVSLDLSSHYMHMYAMLSAGSTSHKNVDETQSKLLSLYYNNRLVLFFVCLVNELFYMAVYLHYYKFFWLGTVMLVASTPIWLFKQIANIIQLKNASLILARMDAHDHSKRD, encoded by the coding sequence ATGACATCCAAGACCCCTGATCTTTCTTCAACGAAAACTAATCTTGAACTgattaaacaacaaaaagttTCAGTtcaagatatttttttttatattccAAATTTGATTGGATATTTAAGAATAATAACTGCCATTATATCATTTTTATGTATGGCTAATCATCCTGTGGCCacattgattttttatGGGATTTCAGGGTTTTTAGATGCATTTGATGGATATGCTGCTagaaaattcaatcaaGGTACTAGATTTGGTGCTGTATTAGATATGGTAACTGATCGATGTGCTACTAGTTCTTTAATTGTATATCTTGGAGTGTTATATCCTCAATATACTGTGATTTGGCAAATACTAGTCAGTTTAGATTTATCATCTCATTATATGCATATGTATGCTATGTTATCAGCTGGTTCCACATCTCATAAAAATGTTGATGAAACtcaatcaaaattattatcattatattataataatcgATTAGTATTGTTTTTCGTTTGTCTTGtcaatgaattattttatatGGCAGTTTATTtacattattataaatttttttggttagGTACAGTTATGCTAGTGGCAAGTACACCAATTTGGttatttaaacaaattgcCAATATTatacaattgaaaaatgcaTCATTAATATTGGCAAGAATGGATGCTCATGATCATAGTAAAAGAGATTAG
- a CDS encoding cytosolic Fe-S cluster assembling factor, putative (Similar to S. cerevisiae NBP35) yields MSPSQTQIEKSQLAAPEPEHCPGPESELAGKGDACKGCANQEICSSSTLKGPDPDLPIITERLSAIDHKILVLSGKGGVGKSTFTSMLAWAIAADEEIEVGAMDLDICGPSLPRMLGAEGESVHQSNSGWSPVYVADNLGLMSISFMLPDPDSAIIWRGAKKNGLIKQFLKDVNWGEKLDYLVVDTPPGTSDEHLSVTTYMKEVGIDGALIVTTPQEVALLDVRKEIDFCRKANIKILGLVENMSGFVCPNCKGESQIFKATTGGGKKLCQELGIPFLGSVPLDPRIGKACDMGECFFDSYPDSPAATAILDVVDALRDQVELNFENLAIK; encoded by the coding sequence ATGTCGCCAAGTCAAACACAAATAGAAAAATCACAACTAGCTGcaccagaaccagaacATTGTCCGGGTCCGGAATCGGAGCTTGCTGGTAAGGGAGATGCATGTAAAGGATGTGCCAATCAAGAAATATGTTCTTCACTGACTCTTAAAGGACCAGATCCTGATTTACCAATTATAACTGAAAGATTATCTGCTATAGATCATAAAATATTAGTATTAAGTGGGAAAGGAGGTGTTGGGAAATCTACATTCACATCAATGTTGGCATGGGCCATTGCTGCTGATGAAGAAATCGAAGTGGGAGCTATGGATTTAGATATTTGTGGTCCATCATTACCACGTATGTTGGGAGCAGAAGGTGAATCAGTACATCAGTCAAATTCAGGTTGGTCTCCAGTATATGTGGCGGATAATTTAGGATTAATGAGTATTTCATTCATGTTACCCGATCCTGATCTGGCAATTATTTGGCGTGGagctaaaaaaaatggattaattaaacaatttttaaaagatgTCAATTGGGGTGAAAAACTAGATTATTTAGTGGTGGATACGCCTCCTGGGACTTCCGATGAACATTTATCAGTGACAACGTATATGAAAGAAGTTGGTATAGATGGAGCATTAATAGTGACTACACCTCAAGAAGTGGCATTATTGGATGTACggaaagaaattgatttttgtcGGAAAGCCAATATAAAAATCTTGGGACTTGTGGAAAACATGTCAGGGTTTGTTTGTCCTAATTGTAAGGGGGAATCACAAATTTTTAAAGCAACTACTGGTGGAGGTAAAAAATTATGTCAAGAATTGGGAATTCCCTTCCTTGGTTCAGTACCATTAGATCCAAGAATTGGTAAAGCATGTGATATGGGTGAATGTTTTTTCGATAGTTATCCTGATTCTCCAGCAGCAACGGCAATATtagatgttgttgatgccTTACGAGATCAAGTAGAGTTGaactttgaaaatttaGCAATTAAGTAA
- a CDS encoding nuclear pore protein, putative (Similar to S. cerevisiae NUP100;~In S. cerevisiae: subunit of the nuclear pore complex (NPC) that is localized to both sides of the pore), which translates to MSFNFGSGSGSINTGNANGNSWGSSSGFGRRASIGGPTTTANTFGNTSNTSGGGLFGNSNTNTTSGSGLFGNSSNNATNSTGGLFGNSANNTTSNATGSNLFGNSNNQANTGTTNLFGSTAKPSGTTNLFGNNNATSTTSNLFGTSTSNTNANGAALGNSSTQGGLFNNNTLGSSSGGLFGNSGTSNGSLFGNSQQNNNLQAPSNQLTVNNNNPYSYSQVISNLQANTSNMPESITTSLFTGIGKESSDKKRRFSYLEKSESHKPKSSLLSKLGQTFKFIRNGNTSATFESLKGLFTSNDVLKPKEKRIMLSAAAASSSSTPFVTPKAISRPSYKAIDARRVGSMKRLIIKSKPMKYHMIDVNKVFNTKRRKVIDNKVTADRLLTASYPSDDDSDDENDDNEEIVSEKTFARYSYKTGNTFEESETKSTTRIVEKEPPITKSEEKPSVELHDGYWSSPTIQQLSEMNVEQLSNLDNFIIGRVGCGQIAYDFPVDLSQIYFNAQKQGISLEKELFGKVIEINPKVVLAYQNYPSKPQIGFGLNVPATITLEGIEPRANLSVTEHINFLRQQIGMEFVTYDPITYVWVFKVKHFSIWGLIDEDNNSQKDWIVMKRKQDAQELEALREYSQIYENEKYKQELKKQKLNEKTKVVPGGWEYTIPPSDEPLNIKRRLVSDEISQQLIKYQQEHNTEELSAQVSDITIDSDRESAPTPKLVTYMDQLANFIPPGVDLNEIIDEKVYEPTVSNEVVFDSIQIRPNLPTSEDWLLQLELANQLTSALAPYVAEPKKKSDKLNIERVDDILFSDFNKNVLKVSTPTKKLSVVEDMDESQDIYIDNISTIFHKLLSKTVVGHRHGNVNDFPIIEKTTGFEFKDVITTPQEREEKDVFVLCSALFDKLTINQSNPEISAALMDNTRKKLLGDWLKNYNLSSVEKLLAENKNDPLEKTFIYMCSGDMIKAIETAIQTNNSHLSVVITLSDSNDAVVKSIAQNQLKNWKQLQVISSIPSAVVKIYQILAGDFEPILEILPWNLGLALKLFYGDYNDIKKLINKFSSSIPIGDPVGDVLLAYVKGVDLESITSSSLNIKLKWLFCKILADFNYDAITKEFGDYLSSIDYWKESALVFAHLTNDNDAADAISKLVNSKISYIKSSTIDKEQYAIEVLKIPRPVIYKAVAIEKNNNEDFWGECEALIEVSLWEEAHVTIVNELGPRTVISNSNQDKSQLQNVLSKFPENGLIISDWNKGAGIYEKYLVVLQNDNDLSVIQFLLDNLPLSNIDSFHKRIALDIISKFIGNLIIENDKFNATDKSKILNLPLDDVNKKYFELRLADLKKNIE; encoded by the coding sequence ATGTCCTTCAATTTTGGATCTGGATCTGGATCAATCAATACAGGCAATGCCAATGGAAATAGTTGGGGTTCATCTTCAGGTTTTGGAAGACGAGCTTCAATTGGTGgtccaacaacaacagcaaatACTTTTGGAAATACATCCAATACAAGTGGTGGTGGATTATTTGGTAATCTGAATACTAATACTACATCAGGTTCAGGTTTGTTTGgaaattcatcaaataatgcAACAAATTCTACAGGCGGTCTTTTTGGAAATTCTGCAAATAATACCACGTCAAATGCAACTGGGTCTAATTTATTTGGCAATTCTAATAACCAAGCAAATACAGGAACCACTAATCTATTTGGATCAACAGCAAAACCATCTGGAACCACCAATTTATTTGGAAATAATAATGCCACATCAACAACCTCGAATCTTTTCGGCACATCTACTTCAAACACCAATGCAAATGGAGCAGCATTGGGTAATTCATCTACTCAAGGCGGgttgtttaataataatacattGGGTTCTTCATCTGGTGGACTTTTTGGCAACTCTGGAACTTCAAATGGTAGTTTATTTGGGAATAGTCAAcagaataataatttacaagCCCCATCAAATCAACTTActgttaataataacaatccTTATAGTTATTCTCAAGTTATTTCGAATTTACAAGCAAACACTTCAAATATGCCAGAATCCATCACTACTTCACTTTTTACAGGAATTGGGAAAGAATCATCagataaaaaaagaagattcTCATATTTAGAAAAACTGGAGAGTCATAAACCAAAATCATCCCTATTAAGTAAATTAGGTCAAACATTTAAATTCATTCGTAATGGGAACACATCAGCAACTTTTGAATCTTTAAAAGGATTATTTACTAGTAATGATGTATTAAAGCCAAAGGAAAAGAGGATCATGCTTTCTGCAGCAGCtgcatcatcatcatcaacaccATTTGTTACCCCTAAGGCAATTTCTAGACCTTCATACAAAGCAATTGATGCTAGAAGAGTTGGGAGTATGAAAAGATTGATTATCAAAAGTAAACCTATGAAATATCATATGATCGATGTAAATAAAGTTTTCAATacaaagagaagaaaagtGATTGATAATAAGGTTACTGCTGATAGATTATTAACAGCAAGTTATCCAAGTGATGATGACAGTGATGACGagaatgatgataatgaagaaattgttaGTGAAAAGACATTTGCAAGATACTCATACAAGACTGGTAACACTTTTGAGGAATCTGAAACAAAATCTACCACAAGAATAGTTGAAAAAGAACCACCAATCACTAAAAGCGAAGAGAAACCATCAGTAGAACTTCATGATGGTTATTGGTCTTCACCTActattcaacaattgtCAGAAATGAATGTTGAACAACTTTCGAATTTAgacaattttattattggcAGAGTTGGATGTGGTCAGATTGCATATGATTTCCCGGTTGATTTGTCCCAGATATATTTCAATGCTCAAAAACAAGGTATATCATTGGAAAAAGAACTTTTTGGTAAAGttattgaaataaatcCAAAAGTAGTATTGGcttatcaaaattatccTAGTAAACCTCAAATAGGGTTTGGATTAAATGTTCCAGCAACAATTACTCTTGAAGGCATTGAGCCAAGAGCTAATTTGTCAGTGACTGAACACATAAATTTCTTGAGACAACAAATAGGGATGGAGTTTGTCACGTATGACCCAATAACTTATGTGTGGGTTTTCAAAGTTAAACATTTTAGTATTTGGGGtttgattgatgaagataataattCCCAAAAGGATTGGATTGTTATGAAAAGAAAGCAAGATGCTCAAGAATTGGAGGCGTTAAGAGAATATTCACAAATctatgaaaatgaaaaatataaacaggaattgaaaaagcaaaaattaaatgaaaaaacaaaagttGTTCCTGGTGGTTGGGAATATACTATTCCACCATCTGATGAACCTTTGAATATCAAACGTAGATTGGTTTCAGATGAAATTAGTCAGCAATTGATCAAGTATCAACAAGAACACAACACTGAAGAACTCAGTGCCCAAGTAAGTGATATAACTATAGATTCAGATCGTGAATCAGCACCAACACCGAAATTGGTTACTTATATGGATCAATTGGCAAATTTCATTCCTCCAGGTGttgatttgaatgaaatcattgatgaaaaagttTATGAACCAACAGTTTCGAATGAAGTTGTTTTTGATTCGATACAAATTCGTCCAAACTTGCCAACTTCTGAAGATTGGTTACttcaattggaattggCTAATCAATTAACATCTGCTTTAGCTCCATATGTTGCCgaaccaaagaaaaaactggataaattaaatattgaaagagttgatgatattttattttcagatttcaataaaaatgtATTGAAAGTTTCCACACCAACGAAAAAATTAAGTGTTGTTGAAGATATGGATGAATCCcaagatatatatattgataatatttcGACAATTTTCCATAAACTTTTATCTAAAACAGTTGTTGGTCATCGTCATGGCAATGTGAATGATTTCCCtatcattgaaaaaactACTGGgtttgaatttaaagatGTAATCACTACTCCTCAAGAAAGGGAAGAAAAAGATGTTTTCGTCTTATGTTCTGctttatttgataaactAACTATAAACCAATCCAACCCTGAAATTAGTGCTGCCTTGATGGATAATACcagaaagaaattattaggtgattggttgaaaaattataatttgtCATCGGTTGAAAAACTTTTGGCTGAAAACAAGAATGATCCATTGGAGAAGACATTCATCTATATGTGTTCTGGTGATATGATTAAAGCTATTGAAACTGCaatacaaacaaataatagtCATTTATCAGTAGTGATAACTTTATCTGATTCTAATGATGCGGTAGTGAAATCAATTgctcaaaatcaattgaaaaattggaaacaaCTTCAAGTTATCCTGTCTATTCCTTCAGCTGTTGttaaaatttatcaaatattagCTGGTGATTTTGAACCAATTCTTGAAATATTACCTTGGAATCTTGGTTTGGCCttaaaattgttttatggtgattataatgatattaaaaaattgattaataaatttagtTCACTGATACCCATTGGGGATCCAGTTGGTGATGTTTTACTTGCATATGTCAAAGGTGTTGATTTGGAATCTATCACATCAAGTTCATTGaatattaaattgaaatggtTATTCTGTAAAATATTAGCAGATTTTAATTATGATGCCATAACTAAAGAATTTGGTGATTATTTGCtgtcaattgattattggAAAGAAAGTGCCTTAGTGTTTGCCCATTTAACCAACGATAATGATGCTGCTGATGCTATTAGCAAATTGGTAAATTCCAAAATACTGTACATCAAAAGTTCtacaattgataaagaaCAATACGCGATAGAAGTATTAAAAATTCCAAGACCAGTTATATACAAGGCAGTTGCTATTGAAAAGAACAATAACGAAGATTTCTGGGGTGAATGTGAAGCTTTAATAGAAGTTAGTTTATGGGAAGAAGCACACGTTACTATTGTTAATGAATTAGGACCAAGAACAGTGATAtccaattcaaatcaaGATAAATCACAATTACAAAATGTACTTTCGAAATTTCCTGAAAATGGATTGATTATTTCTGATTGGAATAAAGGAGCAGGAATTTATGAGAAATATTTGGTGGTATTACAAAATGACAATGATTTATCGGTTATTCAATTCTTACTAGATAATTTACCATTGAGtaatattgattcatttcATAAAAGAATTGCATTAGATATTATATCTAAATTTATTGgcaatttaattattgaaaatgacaAATTTAATGCTACggataaatcaaaaatctTAAATTTACCATTAGATGATGTGAATAAGAAATACTTTGAATTAAGATTGGCggatttaaaaaaaaacatagaataa
- a CDS encoding enhancer of mRNA-decapping protein, putative (Similar to S. cerevisiae EDC3;~In S. cerevisiae: non-essential conserved protein of unknown function, plays a role in mRNA decapping by specifically affecting the function of the decapping enzyme Dcp1p; localizes to cytoplasmic mRNA processing bodies), whose protein sequence is MTEFLNYKVDLTLKDGTKSTGLISQVDSQQIRLSNAIQSIQPKQTIPYLDIKSSEISDLKVIQLPPDFKQQQKKKSKPRNGELIDDAIVFASKPGTPRVHTPKLKTSKPHAVSAGSEQADWDNSSDVQDIKSSNDFDFQANLAMFDKKSVFADFQKRDHTNISDRLVGHNKVENVNKLKKEKYDNDEMVLDQNRTDNWDNIGTATTSKTGTPVIHQNGYKDTQHQHLKLINANNLSNVALASPVQLLEIERLATDSFGITQAMMAEVCAINLSQLIMESILGGASRLSNKKNHNLPPLVLLLIGSGRGGSRAFATGRHLTNHGVRVLAFMINTIDVDADLEQQWKLFELAGGKVMISNIVELLDIVNNQLDTPVEIIIDALQGYDDHLEDIFYQDEDQATLKKLMKWCNEPQQQNKIMSLDIPSGIDGGSGTLSDDSLKLNCRWCISMGLPLSGIILAYKNGNMSLIDGDIIHYLVDVGIPNKVYSSKGNLRKFDKFWYSSEASIKLEVSEK, encoded by the coding sequence ATGACTGAATTTCTTAATTATAAAGTTGATTTAACATTAAAGGATGGAACAAAATCAACTGGTTTAATTTCCCAGGTCGACAGTCAACAAATTAGACTTTCGAATGCTATTCAATCTATCCAACCCAAGCAAACCATTCCATATTTGGATATTAAAAGTTCTGAAATTTCTGATTTAAAAGTAATTCAATTACCTCCAGattttaaacaacaacagaaaaagaagCTGAAACCAAGAAATGgtgaattgattgatgatgCAATAGTATTTGCCTCAAAACCAGGAACACCTCGAGTACACACTCcgaaattgaaaactctGAAACCTCATGCCGTTTCAGCAGGTTCAGAACAAGCAGATTGGGATAACTCTAGTGATGTACAAGATATAAAAAGTTccaatgattttgatttccaaGCTAATCTAGCCATGTTTGATAAGAAATCAGTATTTGCCGATTTTCAAAAACGGGATCACACCAACATTAGTGATAGATTGGTGGGGCAtaataaagttgaaaatgtcaataaattgaaaaaggaaaaataTGACAATGACGAAATGGTTTTAGATCAAAATAGAACTGACAATTGGGATAATATTGGAACTGCAACCACTAGTAAGACCGGCACTCCAgtaattcatcaaaatgGATATAAAGATacacaacatcaacatttgaaattaatcaatGCTAACAATTTAAGTAATGTTGCCTTGGCGTCTCCAGTACAATTGttagaaattgaaagattAGCAACAGATTCATTTGGAATTACCCAGGCAATGATGGCTGAAGTATGTGCCATTAATTTGAGTCAATTAATTATGGAATCCATACTAGGAGGAGCGTCAAGGTTAagtaataaaaagaatcaCAATCTACCACCATTAGTTTTGTTGCTTATTGGTAGTGGTAGAGGAGGTAGTCGAGCTTTTGCCACGGGTCGTCATTTAACCAACCATGGTGTTAGAGTGTTGGCATTTATGATAAATActattgatgttgatgcAGACTTAGAACAACAAtggaaattatttgaattggCGGGAGGCAAAGTAATGATTTCCAATATTGTTGAGTTGTTAgatattgttaataatCAACTAGATACCCCAGTGGAAATTATAATAGATGCATTACAAGGGTATGATGATCACTTGGAAGATATATTTTATCAAGATGAAGATCAAGCTactttgaagaaattgatgaaatggTGTAATgaaccacaacaacaaaataaaataatgtCATTGGATATACCTTCAGGTATTGATGGTGGGTCCGGTACTTTACTGGATGAttcattgaaattgaattgtcGGTGGTGTATTTCAATGGGGTTACCATTATCAGGAATTATACTTGCATATAAAAATGGGAACATGTCTTTGATAGATGGTGATATTATACATTATTTGGTTGATGTTGGTATACCGAATAAAGTTTACTCTAGTAAAGGAAACTTGCGTAAATTTGACAAATTTTGGTATAGTTCTGAAGCCAGCATTAAACTTGAAGTATCTGAGAAATAG